Part of the Cyanobacteriota bacterium genome, GAATCAAGCTAGCAGCAGGCTCCTGGGGCTTGCCCTTGGCACCAATTCCTAAGAGAGCATCAATAAAAAAATGCTTATTATATTTGGATGATATTTTTCCAAAATGTTTTTGAACCAATTCAATATCAGCAATATCTTCAATAAAATCAAGATACTCGTTTTTGTTATTGCCTCTTTCAAGCTCTAAGTAAGCATGCCTAGCTTCATTCTTTAGTTCACTAACAGAGCCAAGAATAAAACATTTAACAGGATAACCTTCTTCAGCAAGGTAAGCAGCAAGTAGAATTCCATCACCACCATTATTACCTTTGCCAGCAAAAATAGTAACAAACGCATTTTGTCCTTTTTTTTGGCTCTCTAAGTATCGATTAATCACAAGATCAAAAAGGCCACGAGCAGCTCTTTGCATATATTCAAAACCAATCCCTTCATACGAGCTTGCCACGGCTTTATCTATATTTGCCATTTCGGCTCTAGTGAGGACAGGAATCATAATTCAATTGTATCTTGTTTAAACACAATAATCAGACAATATCGGCTTAAGACTTGGTCCTTGGAGCTTAGTCAATGCCTGATATTCAGTCTGCCTCACTGTTTCCTTACTCATCTTGAGTAATTTACTAATAGCATCCAAAGTCCAACTGTCATTAGTTTCGATACCAAATCTCAATTTAATTACAGCCTGCTCCCTATTAGTTAGATATGAAACTGCTTTTTCTAAATCACCAACCAACATATGATCTTCACAATTGAGTTCTGGCATAGAATTTATATTCGGGTCTGCAATCAATTCATCAAGCTTCATATCATCATCAGATCCAGAATTCATACTAGTTTCAAGCGACAAGGTTTTATCGGCAAGCACCATCATTAATTTCACTTTGTCTATTGGTAATGAAACAGCTTCAGCAAGCTCCTTGTCAGTTGGTTTACGTTTGAGTTTAGTTTGCAATTCCATATTTGTTTTTCTAATTTTGCGCATCAAATCTAATTTATGTACAGGAATTCTAATTGATCTAGCTTTATTGGAAATCGCTCTGGTAATCGCTTGCCTAATCCACCATGTCGCATATGTAGAAAATCTATAACCGCGACTTGAATCAAATCTATCAACAGCTTTAATCAAACCAATATTGCCTTCTTGTATCAGATCCAAAATAGACATGCCATGGTTTTGATACTTCTTGGCAATAGAGATGACTAATCTCAAATTATGCCTTATCATCTTATCTTTAGACTTTTGACATCCTTGTTTTATCAAAGCACCAAGTTCTTGTTCTTGACATGCTGTCAGCAAAGACCAGTGGGCTATTGAATTCAAATATGGGCTAATCTCTGTTTCAAATTTCGTTGTTGTCATTATATTTTCTATTCCCAGATCAAGTCCCCCTAATTGCAAAGACAAAATTAATTTAGATTCGACCGGGAACCTATGGCTCACCAAAGATTTGTGGAAACTATAGAATAACTGAATTTATTAACACCTGAACTAACAGTCGTTTTATAATGTTTTAGTACTTAGTAGATTTATCACAAAATACAAAAGTACAAACCAGCGCTCCTGTAGCTCAGTTGGTTAGAGCAGTCGACTCATAATCGATTGGTCAAGTGTTCAAGTCACTTCGGGAGCACCATTAAAAAGCAATCCCTGCCTTAATGGTGGGGATTTTTATTTTCTAGTCATACTCTCTTTTTGGCATTAAACTCTTTCGCTGGTTTCGTCGTATCTTGACATATTGTATCATTGGTTGACAGATGGGCAAATTTAAAGTGCAGTGTTAAATAGATGATTTGATCAAGTGATCCTAAAGACATGAAGCTTTAATGAGTAGGTCCTTGAAAGAAGTTACTACGCAGCCAAAGCCTCAAAAGTGCCTTTATAAATACTAATACCTTTTTTATGCCATAAATTAAATAGATTTCTTGATGATTTAAGCTCATTGTCATCATATCCAATTGCCACAACTTTACCTTTTTTCTCTCTAGGATTGCTTTGGTTA contains:
- a CDS encoding sigma-70 family RNA polymerase sigma factor; protein product: MTTTKFETEISPYLNSIAHWSLLTACQEQELGALIKQGCQKSKDKMIRHNLRLVISIAKKYQNHGMSILDLIQEGNIGLIKAVDRFDSSRGYRFSTYATWWIRQAITRAISNKARSIRIPVHKLDLMRKIRKTNMELQTKLKRKPTDKELAEAVSLPIDKVKLMMVLADKTLSLETSMNSGSDDDMKLDELIADPNINSMPELNCEDHMLVGDLEKAVSYLTNREQAVIKLRFGIETNDSWTLDAISKLLKMSKETVRQTEYQALTKLQGPSLKPILSDYCV